Proteins encoded by one window of Cyclobacteriaceae bacterium:
- the trpS gene encoding tryptophan--tRNA ligase, with protein sequence MTRILTGIQSSGRPHLGNLLGAIIPAIKLSKQPENESFFFIADLHSLTTIKDSKTREENVRAVAAAWLAFGFDVEKNYLYRQSRIPEVCELTWYLNCFTPFPMLANAHSFKDKADRLADVNAGLFTYPVLMTADIILYDANIVPVGKDQKQHLEMARDIASSFNTQYGETFVVPEAKIEEQVMTIPGTDGQKMSKSYGNIIDIFLPEKELLKQIKSIVSDSTPLEAPKDPDKDNTFAIYSLLASPEEVESMRKNYLAGNYGYGHAKKELHELILKKFAAEREAFNFYYSNTEELEKKLQQGEDKARTIAISVLERVRKKLGFR encoded by the coding sequence ATGACACGTATTTTAACCGGTATTCAGAGCAGCGGAAGGCCCCATTTGGGCAATTTATTGGGGGCCATTATCCCTGCCATTAAACTCTCCAAACAGCCTGAAAATGAATCGTTCTTTTTCATTGCCGACCTGCATTCTTTAACCACGATTAAGGACTCCAAAACACGTGAGGAGAATGTACGGGCTGTGGCAGCAGCGTGGCTCGCCTTCGGCTTTGATGTAGAGAAGAATTACTTGTACCGGCAATCACGCATTCCGGAAGTGTGCGAGCTTACGTGGTACCTCAACTGCTTCACTCCTTTTCCCATGCTGGCCAATGCCCATTCATTCAAGGATAAAGCCGATCGGTTGGCGGATGTTAATGCGGGGTTATTCACCTACCCGGTATTGATGACGGCCGATATAATCCTATACGATGCCAATATTGTTCCGGTGGGCAAAGACCAGAAACAGCACCTGGAGATGGCGCGCGACATTGCATCTTCGTTCAACACGCAATACGGAGAAACTTTTGTGGTGCCCGAAGCAAAGATTGAAGAACAAGTAATGACCATACCGGGAACAGATGGTCAGAAAATGAGTAAATCATACGGTAACATTATTGATATCTTTCTTCCTGAAAAGGAATTACTCAAACAAATCAAATCCATTGTTTCGGATAGCACACCTTTGGAAGCCCCAAAAGATCCGGATAAGGACAACACTTTTGCCATCTATAGTTTACTGGCTTCACCCGAGGAAGTAGAGTCGATGCGTAAAAATTACCTGGCTGGTAATTATGGATATGGACATGCCAAGAAGGAATTGCATGAACTGATCCTGAAAAAATTTGCTGCCGAACGGGAAGCGTTCAACTTCTATTACTCCAATACCGAAGAGCTGGAAAAAAAACTTCAGCAAGGAGAAGACAAGGCACGCACCATTGCCATTAGTGTACTGGAACGTGTTCGTAAAAAGTTAGGATTCCGGTAG
- a CDS encoding LysM peptidoglycan-binding domain-containing protein, with product MNYIFSTLSFSVRYPKFFITLFLLTGCLCVSLRSYSQFSRDTVFTLALATTSAKSYPEIKPPPTPRFYLKDAFSVQQTNRWRDRNIVNPKTLGAALALGNNYFPEIDSLIRQHNLPPSFKWIPLSLSAMQHNFYGPDGRAGLWQLPHLIAVQYNLMLTHDVDQRLDPIHNTRIAVHYLSDLIQTFGGDTNMALLAFFNSEGSVRAAFSKMETMRFKDEAAKMNYIYDQLPAATREDIFLWNYIASILPDEVPFREKHPNGLLPSVDSVQIKNQTLIISLALLLKTSETEIAAYNPSLRGKKIPAGTFIFLPKQQKDSLVANVDQLQQQQDSIIQTRKIVIEKKPVVPPENTFNVMYTVRHGDNLGRIAMNHRVSIRQLKEWNNLKSDRINVGQQLIIYTKEQIKSTAPASNGVVKEQKLEPGTYTEYTVKQGDSLWSISQQFPGVTVNDIMRWNNIGERIDIGQVLKIKKQ from the coding sequence ATGAACTATATTTTTTCAACGTTGAGTTTTTCAGTCCGGTACCCCAAATTTTTCATTACCCTCTTCCTTCTGACTGGCTGTTTGTGTGTCAGCCTGCGGAGTTATTCTCAATTTTCCCGCGATACTGTTTTCACCCTGGCGTTGGCAACCACCTCGGCAAAATCCTACCCTGAAATAAAACCACCTCCTACGCCACGATTTTACCTGAAAGATGCCTTTTCTGTACAGCAAACCAACCGCTGGAGAGACCGGAACATCGTAAACCCGAAAACGCTTGGCGCAGCTCTTGCCCTTGGGAACAACTACTTCCCGGAAATCGATAGCCTGATCAGGCAACATAATCTGCCTCCATCATTCAAATGGATACCGTTAAGCCTTTCAGCCATGCAACACAACTTTTATGGGCCGGATGGGCGCGCAGGGCTATGGCAACTTCCGCACCTGATTGCCGTACAGTATAACCTTATGCTTACGCATGATGTCGATCAGCGTCTTGATCCCATTCACAATACGCGTATTGCCGTTCACTACTTGTCTGATCTGATACAAACGTTTGGTGGCGATACCAATATGGCCTTGCTGGCCTTTTTCAACAGTGAGGGTTCGGTTAGAGCAGCATTTTCAAAAATGGAAACCATGCGTTTCAAAGATGAAGCTGCCAAAATGAATTACATCTACGATCAGCTGCCTGCCGCTACACGCGAAGACATCTTTTTATGGAATTACATTGCCTCTATTCTCCCTGACGAAGTGCCTTTCAGAGAGAAACATCCCAACGGGCTATTGCCTTCTGTCGATAGTGTACAAATTAAAAATCAAACACTGATCATCTCACTGGCCCTTTTACTGAAAACTTCTGAAACAGAAATCGCGGCATACAATCCATCCTTACGTGGAAAGAAAATTCCGGCTGGTACGTTCATCTTTCTTCCGAAGCAACAGAAAGATAGTCTTGTCGCCAACGTTGATCAGTTGCAGCAACAACAAGATTCTATAATTCAAACCAGAAAAATAGTAATCGAAAAAAAGCCAGTCGTTCCACCCGAAAATACCTTTAACGTTATGTACACCGTTCGGCATGGCGATAACCTGGGACGCATTGCCATGAATCATCGCGTAAGCATCCGGCAATTAAAGGAATGGAATAATCTGAAAAGTGATAGAATCAATGTAGGGCAACAACTTATCATTTACACGAAAGAACAAATCAAAAGCACAGCGCCCGCTTCAAATGGAGTAGTAAAAGAACAAAAGCTTGAACCCGGAACCTACACGGAATACACGGTTAAGCAGGGCGATTCGCTCTGGTCGATTTCTCAGCAATTTCCGGGTGTTACAGTTAATGACATTATGCGCTGGAATAATATTGGTGAACGCATTGATATCGGTCAGGTTTTAAAAATCAAGAAACAATGA
- a CDS encoding GDSL-type esterase/lipase family protein, with the protein MKLNRIVLFGTVIFLAGIIIQLIHPENGIRLTENFGLYFPTAKEVFIQTDRSEQERLQAILKEEILSDSISNSVKFKQDSIRSIQIRDSIRSAQLSIHYPNNDKSILYNFFSTMEKVNSNKKPIHIVHYGDSQIEGDRITAYIRQKLQEQFGGRGPGWLPVKPLAYPRSVILNHSDNWKSYYFYNQGDSLVDHRLYGHLGIFSRFTDYPDSTTQDSTTHYAWVSYKSSSRSYSGTRSFRDVRIFYGKNNQPVTLELVHKDSVVYTKILKPRTNPGLVRYTFPKYINEVTIRFSGNESPDVYGVSLDDTQGIMVDNIGMRGDSGASFISLEQESYSLAFREFNIPLFILQFGGNAVPYAKSEERIKGYARNFKRNIQYLKQLKPNAAILVIGPSDMSVLNGTNWETYPHLPQVRDALKTAAHEAGAAYWDLYEAMGGKGSMKEWVNANPPLAIKDYAHFTDKGALKVSQWFMDALLKDYQQFKQQKTKSNTPTKKKENELSK; encoded by the coding sequence ATGAAACTTAACCGGATCGTTTTATTTGGTACGGTAATTTTCCTTGCGGGAATCATCATTCAACTTATTCATCCAGAAAACGGCATTCGTTTAACGGAAAATTTCGGATTGTATTTTCCAACCGCAAAAGAAGTCTTCATTCAAACGGATCGATCAGAACAAGAACGCCTGCAGGCCATTTTAAAAGAAGAGATTTTATCTGATTCCATTTCCAATTCCGTTAAATTCAAACAAGACTCCATTCGCTCCATTCAAATAAGAGATTCCATCCGCAGCGCACAACTAAGTATTCATTACCCAAACAACGACAAAAGTATTTTATACAATTTCTTTAGTACGATGGAAAAAGTGAACAGCAACAAAAAGCCTATTCACATTGTGCATTATGGCGATAGCCAAATTGAAGGCGATAGAATTACGGCTTACATCCGTCAAAAGCTTCAGGAACAATTTGGCGGACGCGGACCAGGTTGGTTGCCGGTGAAACCCCTCGCCTATCCCCGCAGTGTGATTCTCAATCATTCTGATAATTGGAAATCATATTACTTCTACAATCAAGGCGACAGTCTTGTTGACCATCGCCTTTACGGACACCTGGGAATTTTTTCCCGGTTTACCGATTATCCGGACAGCACCACGCAGGACAGTACTACGCACTATGCCTGGGTGAGTTATAAATCATCATCACGATCCTATTCAGGCACACGATCATTCAGGGACGTGCGCATATTTTATGGAAAGAATAATCAACCCGTTACACTAGAACTGGTGCATAAAGATTCGGTAGTCTATACAAAAATTCTGAAACCGAGAACTAATCCTGGATTAGTGCGGTACACCTTTCCGAAATATATAAATGAGGTAACGATTCGTTTTTCAGGAAACGAAAGCCCTGATGTGTATGGAGTTTCACTTGACGATACACAAGGTATAATGGTAGACAACATTGGTATGCGTGGCGATTCAGGTGCAAGTTTCATTTCACTTGAACAAGAATCCTACAGCCTCGCATTCAGGGAATTCAATATTCCACTTTTCATTCTTCAGTTTGGTGGCAATGCCGTTCCGTATGCAAAAAGTGAAGAACGGATTAAAGGGTATGCCCGGAATTTTAAACGCAACATTCAATACCTGAAGCAGCTTAAACCAAATGCTGCGATACTGGTAATTGGACCATCGGATATGAGTGTATTAAACGGCACCAATTGGGAAACGTATCCGCATCTACCACAAGTTCGTGACGCATTGAAAACAGCGGCTCATGAAGCGGGTGCAGCCTATTGGGATTTGTATGAAGCCATGGGTGGCAAGGGATCCATGAAAGAATGGGTTAACGCCAATCCGCCCTTGGCCATAAAAGATTATGCACACTTTACCGACAAGGGAGCTTTGAAAGTGAGCCAATGGTTTATGGATGCCTTGTTGAAAGATTACCAGCAGTTCAAGCAGCAAAAAACCAAATCAAACACACCGACTAAGAAAAAGGAAAATGAACTTTCGAAGTAA
- a CDS encoding GDSL-type esterase/lipase family protein, producing the protein MNFRSNTTYMIILMLLLAFSVQAQRYIHDYPNYDFIDYDKNQLQYFGTAEPMRGFYDKLDQLIYRGEGQINILHVGGSHIQAGIWSGSVREALHALHPGIVAGRGFVFPYRAARTNTPYDYTVDYAGGWEGCRNVEKNKDCNLGVLGVSVTTERNDAWLKIALKENQLIDYRFTKVIVYHATDAQSFCFEFPNDPAATIETFPDKGYSKITFTRALDTLHLQVKQTDSLQQYFTCYGFKLETDKPGIYYNAVGVNGADVPAYLRSPNFARDLQTSPPDLVILSIGINDALYPSFSPQAYKENYRELIRRIKSVAPEAAILFTTNNDSYFKRRYVNPNGEKVKQAMSELSAQFNTAVWDMYSIMGGRGSIDTWIDARLAKTDKLHFTGDGYRLLGSLLASAIIQDYEKHILAKAKR; encoded by the coding sequence ATGAACTTTCGAAGTAATACAACCTACATGATTATCCTTATGCTTCTGCTGGCATTTAGCGTGCAGGCGCAGCGCTATATTCATGACTACCCGAATTATGATTTCATTGATTACGATAAGAATCAATTGCAATATTTTGGTACCGCTGAGCCCATGCGTGGCTTTTATGATAAACTCGATCAACTGATTTACCGTGGCGAAGGACAAATCAATATTCTGCATGTTGGCGGATCACACATTCAGGCAGGAATATGGTCGGGTAGTGTACGGGAAGCGTTGCATGCCCTTCACCCGGGTATTGTTGCAGGAAGAGGTTTCGTTTTTCCCTATCGGGCGGCCAGAACAAATACACCCTATGATTACACAGTTGATTATGCCGGTGGTTGGGAAGGATGTCGCAATGTGGAAAAAAATAAGGATTGCAACCTGGGTGTACTTGGGGTTTCCGTTACCACAGAAAGAAATGATGCGTGGTTAAAAATTGCGTTGAAGGAAAATCAGCTTATTGATTACCGCTTTACCAAAGTCATTGTTTACCACGCTACCGATGCGCAATCATTCTGCTTTGAATTTCCCAACGATCCGGCAGCTACTATTGAAACCTTTCCAGATAAAGGCTATTCAAAAATTACATTTACACGGGCGTTAGACACCCTTCATCTTCAGGTAAAGCAAACCGATTCACTTCAGCAGTACTTTACCTGTTACGGATTTAAACTTGAAACTGATAAACCCGGTATCTACTACAATGCCGTAGGAGTCAATGGCGCAGATGTACCTGCGTATTTGCGCAGCCCGAATTTCGCGCGCGACCTGCAAACCTCTCCCCCTGACCTGGTAATTCTTTCGATTGGAATAAACGATGCCTTGTATCCCAGTTTTTCACCACAAGCCTACAAAGAAAACTATCGGGAGTTGATCAGAAGAATAAAATCCGTAGCACCGGAGGCTGCCATATTATTCACTACCAACAACGACAGCTATTTTAAACGGAGGTATGTAAATCCCAATGGAGAAAAAGTAAAGCAGGCAATGAGTGAATTATCGGCACAATTCAATACAGCCGTTTGGGATATGTACAGCATTATGGGTGGCCGCGGCAGCATTGATACCTGGATTGACGCACGCCTCGCCAAAACAGACAAGCTACATTTTACAGGTGATGGCTACCGGTTACTAGGTAGCCTACTCGCCAGTGCCATCATTCAGGATTACGAAAAACACATACTGGCCAAAGCAAAGCGCTGA
- a CDS encoding MBOAT family O-acyltransferase, which produces MIEWLEYIFFFWEDPVGSGMSDGLFFTKVYFWIFLLLVLGLQSLIEEGNKWYTALLFSTTSAILGLFYFTWAQLGPVFICWSTFAFFIIYYAMHNHKTASRNAFLFAASLFFYYKTSGFFFLILVFSTLINYASGIGIHRASGLRGKKIILAISITINLLVLFYFKYAYFFTDSYNLFVSSFNEFWNTNIGEYLQVKNVLAAWVNDQFGGTFRVEKILLPVGISFYTFQTISYIVDVYRKEVQPVYNILDFGFYVSFFPQLVAGPIVRAKDFIPQLNNLHQITRYDFGIGLFWILNGLLKKAFLADFLANGFIDGVFEDPLRFTGFENLMAIIGYTMQVYADFSGYTDIAIGIALLMGFRLNTNFNSPYKALHVGEFWQRWHISLSTWLKDYLYIPLGGNKVGTLATYICISGIMIIMVALSGKLWVQVGAVILVSTLVLVIISRISPSFRNWVNTNVNIMITMLLGGLWHGASWNFVIWGGLNGLGVVVYKLWRSISPWEKSNHLVARIWKITLTLSFITFTRIFFRSPDMETARHMMSQIGTQFHAAVIPQAIQAYDIYFVVLLLGFVIHWLSSDFKNKYREFFANLHWGYQAAIAVMVMYLAHQSLQASQPFIYFQF; this is translated from the coding sequence ATGATCGAGTGGCTTGAATATATCTTTTTCTTTTGGGAAGATCCGGTCGGTTCGGGTATGTCCGATGGACTGTTTTTTACAAAAGTCTACTTTTGGATATTCTTGCTGCTGGTGTTGGGCCTGCAATCGCTGATTGAAGAAGGAAACAAGTGGTACACCGCCCTGCTATTCAGCACCACCAGCGCGATACTTGGTTTATTCTACTTTACATGGGCACAATTAGGACCCGTCTTTATCTGCTGGTCAACCTTTGCCTTTTTTATTATTTACTATGCGATGCACAATCACAAAACCGCATCGCGAAATGCTTTTTTGTTTGCAGCCAGTCTTTTCTTTTATTACAAAACCAGCGGTTTCTTCTTTCTGATTCTTGTTTTCTCCACGCTTATAAACTACGCAAGTGGAATTGGCATCCACCGGGCAAGTGGGTTACGCGGCAAGAAAATAATTCTGGCCATCAGCATCACCATAAACCTGTTGGTGCTTTTCTACTTTAAATATGCCTACTTCTTTACCGACTCATACAACCTGTTTGTTTCTTCATTCAATGAATTCTGGAACACCAACATCGGTGAGTACCTGCAGGTAAAAAACGTTTTGGCCGCATGGGTTAACGATCAGTTTGGAGGAACCTTTCGTGTAGAGAAAATTTTGTTGCCGGTTGGCATTTCATTCTACACCTTTCAAACCATTAGCTACATTGTTGATGTGTACCGAAAAGAGGTGCAGCCGGTTTACAACATCCTGGATTTTGGTTTCTACGTTTCCTTCTTTCCCCAATTGGTGGCCGGGCCGATTGTGAGGGCCAAGGATTTCATTCCCCAACTCAATAATCTACATCAGATTACTCGATATGATTTTGGCATTGGCTTATTCTGGATTTTAAACGGCTTGCTTAAAAAAGCGTTTCTGGCCGATTTTCTGGCTAACGGATTTATAGATGGTGTATTTGAAGATCCGCTCCGGTTTACCGGCTTTGAAAACCTGATGGCCATCATCGGATATACCATGCAGGTGTACGCAGATTTCTCAGGCTACACAGACATCGCCATTGGCATTGCCTTACTTATGGGCTTCAGGTTAAATACCAATTTCAATTCCCCTTATAAAGCTTTGCATGTGGGCGAGTTCTGGCAGCGGTGGCACATTTCGCTTAGTACGTGGCTTAAAGATTACCTCTACATTCCGTTGGGTGGAAATAAAGTGGGCACGCTCGCTACCTATATCTGTATTAGTGGAATCATGATCATCATGGTCGCACTGAGTGGCAAACTCTGGGTTCAGGTTGGGGCTGTGATTTTAGTTTCTACACTTGTATTAGTTATCATTTCCAGAATCTCTCCCTCCTTTCGGAATTGGGTAAATACCAATGTAAACATCATGATCACCATGTTGCTTGGTGGGCTGTGGCATGGTGCCAGTTGGAACTTTGTGATCTGGGGTGGACTAAACGGATTGGGTGTAGTAGTGTACAAACTTTGGCGAAGCATCAGTCCTTGGGAAAAATCCAATCACCTGGTGGCAAGAATCTGGAAAATAACCCTCACGCTTTCGTTCATCACCTTTACGCGTATTTTCTTTCGCTCCCCCGATATGGAAACTGCCCGGCACATGATGAGCCAGATTGGAACCCAATTTCACGCGGCCGTTATCCCGCAGGCTATACAGGCATACGACATCTACTTTGTGGTATTACTTCTAGGCTTTGTTATACACTGGTTGAGCAGTGATTTTAAAAATAAGTATCGAGAGTTTTTTGCTAACCTCCACTGGGGTTATCAGGCTGCCATTGCGGTTATGGTTATGTACCTGGCGCACCAAAGCCTGCAGGCATCTCAACCGTTTATCTATTTCCAGTTCTAG
- the hppD gene encoding 4-hydroxyphenylpyruvate dioxygenase: MAQDFLPINGTDHIEFYVGNAKQSALFYQYAFGFQLIAYAGPETGVRDRASYVLRQNKITLVLTTSLQPDSEIAEHVKKHGDGVKVLALWVDDATKSFQETTLRGAEPAFAPKVLKDEFGEVTVSAIKTYGETIHTFVERKKYNGPFLPGYKPRTSGVNVEPIGLKYVDHCVGNVELGKMNTWVDFYEKVMGFSLLVTFDDKDISTEYSALMSKVVSNGNGYIKFPINEPAQGKKKSQIEEYLDFYKGAGVQHIAIATDDIIHTVDELRKRGVEFLYVPETYYEDVMERVGSINESLEELKKLNILIDRDEEGYLLQIFTKPIQDRPTVFFEIIERNGAKSFGKGNFKALFESIEREQALRGNL, encoded by the coding sequence ATGGCACAGGATTTCTTACCCATCAATGGAACAGATCATATTGAATTTTATGTAGGCAACGCCAAGCAATCGGCTCTGTTTTATCAGTATGCTTTTGGCTTTCAGTTGATTGCTTATGCCGGCCCCGAAACCGGTGTTCGTGACCGCGCCTCCTATGTACTTCGTCAGAATAAAATTACGTTGGTACTGACCACCTCCCTTCAGCCCGACTCAGAAATAGCTGAGCACGTTAAGAAACATGGCGATGGTGTGAAAGTGTTGGCCTTATGGGTAGACGATGCAACAAAATCGTTCCAGGAAACTACGCTTCGAGGTGCCGAACCCGCCTTTGCACCGAAAGTGTTGAAAGATGAGTTTGGAGAAGTTACCGTATCGGCCATTAAAACCTATGGCGAAACCATCCATACTTTCGTAGAGCGTAAAAAGTATAACGGCCCATTCCTTCCGGGATATAAACCACGCACCAGTGGTGTTAACGTTGAACCGATCGGATTGAAATATGTTGATCATTGCGTAGGAAATGTGGAACTGGGTAAAATGAATACGTGGGTAGATTTTTATGAAAAGGTAATGGGATTCAGTTTGCTGGTTACGTTTGATGACAAAGACATCTCGACCGAATACAGTGCCCTCATGTCGAAAGTAGTGTCGAATGGAAATGGCTACATCAAATTTCCAATAAATGAGCCAGCACAAGGAAAGAAGAAATCACAAATTGAAGAATACCTGGATTTTTATAAAGGCGCAGGCGTGCAACACATCGCTATAGCCACTGACGATATCATTCATACTGTAGATGAGTTACGCAAACGAGGTGTTGAATTTTTGTACGTACCCGAAACCTATTATGAAGATGTAATGGAACGCGTTGGCTCCATTAACGAAAGTCTGGAAGAATTGAAGAAACTGAATATTCTCATTGATCGTGATGAAGAGGGATATTTGTTACAGATTTTTACCAAACCCATACAAGACAGACCAACTGTATTTTTTGAGATCATCGAACGGAATGGCGCGAAGTCGTTCGGTAAAGGAAATTTCAAAGCCCTGTTTGAATCTATTGAACGGGAACAGG